A single region of the Mannheimia bovis genome encodes:
- a CDS encoding GDP-L-fucose synthase, which translates to MKKLTILGLGWLGLPLAEHMQKEGWKVIGSKRAVSDMSIECYSLDLNNLAINNHIEKLLTVDAMIIALPPSKIEPEKYLVGIQNLVSTAIEKGLKHIIFTSSTSVLPMEAGVFDENAEIEPTSLLAKVEHWLLSLPIHCDIVRLAGLVGKTRHPVFYLAGKQNLSGAEQPVNLVHLEDCIAAISLLLAKPNGQRIFHLCAEQHPTRKAYYSEMARRFDLRDLQFSEENQPLVRVVKAKKICKELGFVYRYPNPYDFKLDI; encoded by the coding sequence ATGAAAAAACTGACTATTCTTGGCTTAGGGTGGCTTGGATTGCCATTGGCGGAGCATATGCAAAAAGAGGGCTGGAAAGTAATTGGCTCGAAAAGAGCGGTGTCTGATATGTCGATTGAGTGCTATTCGCTTGATTTGAATAACTTAGCTATCAATAATCATATTGAAAAATTATTAACTGTTGATGCAATGATTATTGCATTACCTCCCTCAAAAATAGAGCCGGAAAAATACCTCGTAGGTATCCAAAATCTGGTTTCTACCGCAATAGAAAAAGGCTTAAAGCATATCATTTTTACCAGTTCGACTTCTGTTTTGCCAATGGAAGCGGGCGTTTTTGATGAAAATGCGGAAATTGAGCCAACTTCTCTTTTAGCTAAAGTAGAACATTGGTTGCTTAGCTTACCTATTCATTGCGATATTGTGCGTTTAGCGGGGCTTGTGGGCAAAACACGCCACCCTGTTTTTTACTTAGCAGGTAAGCAAAATTTAAGTGGGGCAGAGCAGCCTGTGAATTTAGTGCATTTAGAGGATTGCATTGCGGCAATTTCCCTGCTTTTAGCAAAACCAAACGGGCAACGCATTTTCCATTTATGTGCAGAGCAGCACCCTACTCGTAAAGCGTATTATAGTGAAATGGCAAGACGTTTTGACTTGAGAGATTTGCAATTTTCTGAAGAAAATCAACCGCTTGTAAGAGTGGTAAAGGCGAAAAAAATTTGCAAAGAATTGGGCTTTGTGTACCGTTATCCTAATCCTTATGATTTTAAGTTGGATATTTAG
- a CDS encoding metal ABC transporter permease: protein MLDVLLEPFAYNYMQKAIFVSMGVGLVCAFLSAFLMLKGWSLIGDALSHAVVPGVAIAYALKLPYAVGAFFSGILAALSILWVKSLTKIKEDAVIGFIFTTFFALGMFIVSLNPTSVDVNSIVMGNILGIADEDLWQVVLIIAISLLGLILFWKDLLLVFFDEHHALSVGISPLRYKVIFFTLLSACVVVALQTVGAILVIAMVVTPGATAYLLSDRFSKVVMIAMIIGTVTSGLGAYLSYFLDGATGAVIVCLQTLIFLAAFCFAPKYGLVSQKRQFVKEKELKGEEQNA from the coding sequence ATGCTTGATGTTTTATTAGAACCTTTTGCCTACAACTATATGCAAAAAGCGATTTTTGTGAGTATGGGAGTGGGCTTGGTTTGTGCTTTTCTCTCCGCCTTTTTAATGTTAAAAGGCTGGTCTTTAATTGGTGATGCCTTGTCGCACGCAGTCGTGCCGGGAGTTGCCATTGCTTATGCGTTAAAATTACCTTATGCCGTTGGGGCGTTTTTTTCGGGGATTTTGGCGGCATTATCAATTCTTTGGGTAAAAAGCCTCACAAAAATTAAAGAAGATGCTGTCATCGGCTTTATTTTTACCACCTTTTTTGCCTTAGGAATGTTTATTGTTTCCTTAAATCCGACATCAGTGGATGTAAATTCCATTGTGATGGGAAATATTTTAGGGATTGCTGATGAAGATTTGTGGCAAGTGGTACTGATTATCGCCATTTCGTTACTCGGTTTGATCCTATTTTGGAAGGATTTGCTACTCGTCTTTTTTGACGAGCACCACGCTCTTTCAGTGGGTATTTCGCCATTACGCTATAAAGTCATCTTCTTTACCCTGTTAAGTGCCTGTGTGGTAGTGGCATTACAAACTGTTGGGGCAATTTTAGTGATTGCGATGGTGGTAACACCGGGAGCAACGGCGTATTTATTGTCGGATCGTTTCTCTAAAGTCGTGATGATTGCAATGATTATCGGCACAGTTACTTCAGGGCTGGGGGCTTATTTAAGTTACTTTTTAGATGGGGCAACAGGGGCGGTGATTGTATGCCTGCAAACCTTGATTTTTCTCGCTGCATTTTGTTTCGCTCCTAAATATGGTTTAGTGTCGCAAAAACGTCAATTTGTGAAAGAAAAAGAGCTAAAGGGAGAGGAGCAAAATGCTTGA
- a CDS encoding metal ABC transporter permease, with protein sequence MLDWILEPLQFEFMQTALITAILVASVSAVLSCYLVLKGWSLMGDAISHAVLPGVVISSLLGLPLAIGAFSSGLFCALSVGYLKENSRLKEDTIMGIVFSGMFAFGILLFTVFNTGEHLTHILFGNLLGVTKSDLIQTVVVSLFTFTVMLLKRKDFLLYCFDMNQAKVVGLPVKLLHYGLLSLLALTIISAMQVVGVILVVAMLITPGITAYLLTKRFDKMLAIALVISVGSSVFGTLLSYHIDAATGPTIILVQAVIFFLSFAYSKIR encoded by the coding sequence ATGCTTGATTGGATTTTAGAACCTCTTCAGTTTGAGTTTATGCAAACTGCCCTTATCACAGCTATTTTGGTGGCGAGTGTGAGTGCCGTTCTCTCTTGCTATTTGGTATTAAAAGGCTGGTCTTTAATGGGCGATGCGATTTCCCACGCAGTATTGCCGGGTGTCGTTATTTCTTCATTATTAGGTTTACCACTTGCGATTGGTGCATTTTCTTCAGGCTTATTTTGTGCGTTATCGGTTGGCTATTTAAAAGAGAACAGTCGTTTAAAAGAAGACACCATTATGGGGATTGTGTTTTCGGGGATGTTTGCCTTTGGGATTCTGTTATTTACCGTATTTAATACGGGTGAACATTTAACCCATATTTTATTTGGAAACTTATTGGGTGTAACGAAAAGCGATTTAATCCAAACAGTAGTAGTCAGCCTTTTCACCTTTACAGTTATGCTGCTCAAACGTAAAGATTTTTTACTTTATTGTTTTGATATGAACCAAGCCAAAGTGGTTGGTTTACCGGTGAAATTATTGCACTATGGCTTGCTATCACTATTAGCTTTAACTATTATCAGTGCAATGCAAGTTGTAGGGGTGATTTTAGTGGTGGCAATGCTGATTACACCGGGGATTACTGCTTACTTGCTCACAAAGCGGTTTGATAAAATGCTTGCCATTGCGTTAGTGATTTCAGTCGGTTCATCTGTATTTGGCACTTTACTAAGCTACCATATTGATGCTGCTACAGGTCCGACTATCATTCTAGTACAAGCGGTCATTTTTTTCCTAAGTTTTGCGTATTCTAAAATCCGCTAA
- a CDS encoding metal ABC transporter ATP-binding protein: MTTHSTSISVENLSVRYNNGHIALHDVSFHLEDGTICALIGVNGGGKSTLFKSLMGLVKPLTGSVKLSQLPISKALKQNLVSYVPQSEEVDWQFPVSVYDVVMMGRYGYMNFLRIPRGIDKQKAEQAMERVGVLHLKERQIGELSGGQKKRVFLARALAQESKIILLDEPFTGVDVKTENAIVELLKQLKEEGHLILVSTHNLASVPSFCDQVLMINRTLLAVGKTEETFNNQNLERVFGGLLHYQK; this comes from the coding sequence ATGACAACACATTCAACCTCCATTTCCGTCGAAAATTTATCCGTCCGCTACAATAACGGACACATAGCCTTGCACGATGTTTCATTTCATCTTGAAGATGGCACAATCTGTGCATTAATCGGGGTAAATGGAGGGGGTAAATCCACACTTTTTAAAAGTTTAATGGGGCTGGTAAAACCGCTTACCGGCTCGGTTAAACTAAGTCAATTACCCATTTCTAAAGCCTTAAAGCAAAATTTAGTCTCTTATGTGCCACAAAGTGAAGAGGTAGACTGGCAATTCCCTGTTTCTGTTTATGATGTCGTAATGATGGGGCGATACGGCTATATGAATTTCTTGCGTATTCCTCGTGGAATTGACAAACAAAAAGCAGAACAAGCAATGGAGCGTGTCGGTGTTTTGCATCTGAAAGAACGACAAATTGGTGAACTTTCCGGCGGGCAAAAAAAGCGTGTCTTTCTCGCCCGAGCCTTAGCCCAAGAAAGTAAGATTATTTTGTTAGATGAACCTTTTACAGGTGTTGATGTAAAAACTGAAAATGCCATTGTTGAATTGCTCAAACAGCTCAAAGAAGAAGGGCATTTGATTTTAGTTTCTACTCATAATCTTGCCAGCGTGCCAAGTTTTTGCGATCAGGTGTTAATGATCAACCGAACATTATTAGCCGTAGGCAAAACAGAAGAAACCTTTAATAATCAAAACCTAGAAAGGGTATTTGGTGGTTTATTGCATTATCAAAAATAG
- a CDS encoding metal ABC transporter substrate-binding protein: MKLSTIKKALVLTFGLSSAMAMAEPFKVVTTFTVIQDIAQNVAGDKAVVESITKPGAEIHDYQPTPKDIVKAQKADLVLWNGMNLERWFERFFENVKGKPAVVVTEGITPMPITEGEYKNLPNPHAWMSTDNALIYIENIRAALVKYDPKNAETYNANAKAYAEKVKGIAEPLRQRLAFIPEQQRWLVTSEGAFSYLAKDYNLKELYLWAINAEEQGSPKQVKKVIDGVKANKIPVVFSESTVSDKPAKQVAKETGALYGGVIYVDSLSEKDGPVPTYLDLLNVTISTIVEGFERSKK; encoded by the coding sequence ATGAAATTATCAACAATCAAAAAAGCATTAGTCTTAACCTTTGGTTTAAGCTCTGCAATGGCAATGGCAGAACCGTTTAAAGTTGTAACTACTTTTACCGTTATTCAAGATATTGCTCAAAACGTAGCAGGTGATAAAGCTGTGGTTGAATCAATTACTAAACCCGGTGCGGAAATTCACGATTATCAACCTACACCAAAAGATATCGTAAAAGCCCAAAAAGCCGATTTAGTATTATGGAATGGTATGAACCTTGAGCGTTGGTTTGAACGTTTCTTTGAAAATGTAAAAGGTAAGCCTGCTGTTGTTGTAACCGAAGGGATTACACCAATGCCAATTACTGAAGGTGAATATAAAAATCTACCAAACCCACACGCTTGGATGTCCACTGACAATGCATTAATTTACATTGAAAATATTCGTGCAGCTTTAGTAAAATACGACCCTAAAAATGCCGAAACTTACAATGCTAATGCAAAAGCCTATGCTGAAAAAGTCAAAGGCATTGCTGAGCCACTTCGCCAACGCTTAGCCTTTATTCCTGAACAACAACGCTGGTTGGTTACAAGTGAAGGGGCATTCAGCTATCTTGCAAAAGACTACAACTTAAAAGAGCTTTATTTATGGGCAATCAACGCCGAAGAGCAAGGCTCACCGAAACAAGTTAAAAAAGTGATTGATGGCGTGAAAGCGAATAAAATCCCTGTTGTCTTTAGTGAAAGTACCGTTTCAGATAAACCTGCTAAACAAGTAGCGAAAGAAACCGGTGCGTTATACGGTGGTGTGATTTATGTAGATTCACTTTCAGAAAAAGATGGTCCTGTACCAACTTATTTAGATCTACTGAATGTTACCATCAGCACCATTGTTGAAGGTTTCGAGCGTAGTAAAAAATAA
- a CDS encoding bifunctional tRNA (adenosine(37)-C2)-methyltransferase TrmG/ribosomal RNA large subunit methyltransferase RlmN, which translates to MSEQITNAACGAADQPKEKINLLNLNRQEMRELFAEMGEKPFRADQLMKWIYHFGEDNFDNMSNINKVLREKLKRIAEIKAPEVAVEQRSADGTIKWAMQVGEQQIETVYIPEDDRATLCVSSQVGCALACTFCSTAQQGFNRNLSVSEIIGQVWRASKIIGNFGVTGVRPITNVVMMGMGEPLLNMNNVIPAMEIMLDDFAYGLSKRRVTLSTSGVVPALDKMREQIDVALAISLHAPNDELRDILVPINKKYNIKMLMDSVNKYLEVSNANHGKVTIEYVMLDHVNDSTDHAHQLAEVLKNTPCKINLIPWNPFPEAPYGKSSNSRTDRFQKTLMEYGFTVTVRKTRGDDIDAACGQLAGDVIDRTKRTLEKRKFGQGIDVKTH; encoded by the coding sequence ATGTCAGAACAAATCACTAATGCTGCCTGTGGAGCAGCAGACCAACCGAAAGAAAAAATCAATTTATTAAACCTAAACCGCCAAGAAATGCGTGAGCTGTTTGCGGAAATGGGGGAAAAACCTTTCCGTGCCGATCAGCTAATGAAATGGATCTACCATTTTGGGGAAGATAATTTCGATAATATGAGCAATATCAATAAGGTATTGCGTGAGAAATTAAAACGCATTGCGGAAATCAAAGCACCGGAAGTGGCAGTAGAACAACGCTCGGCAGATGGTACAATCAAATGGGCGATGCAAGTAGGGGAGCAGCAAATCGAAACCGTGTATATCCCTGAAGATGATCGAGCGACCCTTTGTGTTTCTTCGCAAGTGGGGTGTGCATTGGCTTGTACTTTCTGTTCAACAGCACAACAAGGCTTTAACCGTAACTTAAGTGTGTCGGAAATTATCGGGCAAGTATGGCGAGCTTCTAAAATTATCGGTAACTTTGGCGTAACCGGTGTACGTCCGATTACCAATGTGGTAATGATGGGAATGGGCGAGCCGTTGCTCAATATGAACAACGTGATTCCTGCAATGGAAATTATGTTAGATGATTTTGCCTACGGTTTATCTAAACGCCGTGTGACCCTTTCTACCTCAGGTGTGGTGCCTGCATTAGATAAAATGCGTGAGCAAATTGATGTGGCATTGGCGATTTCTCTCCACGCCCCGAATGATGAATTGCGTGATATTTTAGTGCCGATTAATAAAAAATATAACATCAAAATGTTAATGGACTCGGTAAATAAATACCTAGAGGTGTCTAACGCTAACCACGGTAAAGTAACGATTGAATATGTGATGTTAGATCACGTAAACGACAGTACCGATCACGCACACCAGCTTGCGGAAGTGCTAAAAAATACACCTTGTAAGATTAATTTGATTCCTTGGAACCCGTTCCCGGAAGCTCCTTATGGTAAGAGTTCAAATTCTCGTACAGACCGATTCCAAAAAACCTTAATGGAATATGGCTTTACGGTTACAGTGCGTAAAACCCGAGGCGATGATATTGACGCCGCTTGCGGACAGCTTGCCGGTGATGTTATCGACCGCACCAAACGTACCCTAGAAAAACGTAAGTTTGGACAAGGGATTGATGTCAAAACGCATTAA
- a CDS encoding helix-turn-helix domain-containing protein, with protein MTRDLDLEVIPFNTVLEQAMQNAQFKEEFDELRVQRELAQMLKQARLDKNLTQAQVAELSGINVKNISRLERGIISPKYATVVRYLNALGGSFQYVPNLG; from the coding sequence ATGACGAGAGATCTTGATTTAGAAGTTATCCCTTTTAATACAGTTTTAGAACAAGCAATGCAAAACGCTCAATTTAAAGAGGAATTTGATGAGCTAAGAGTACAGAGAGAATTAGCTCAAATGCTAAAACAGGCTAGATTAGATAAAAATCTCACACAAGCACAAGTTGCCGAGCTTTCAGGTATTAATGTGAAAAATATAAGCCGATTGGAGCGAGGCATAATTTCCCCTAAATATGCCACGGTTGTCCGCTACTTAAACGCATTGGGCGGCTCGTTTCAATATGTTCCAAATTTAGGATAA
- a CDS encoding type II toxin-antitoxin system RelE/ParE family toxin has product MANPQNQSLVYFDVFLTKQAHKEFLALPVSLQAATADVINELKLYGNTLSEPEVKSFQNGLKELRAKSREGISRSFFFFIKGKQAYIVHIFQKKSQKTPKHNLELAIERMKKLKQELENDERS; this is encoded by the coding sequence ATGGCAAATCCCCAAAATCAATCTTTAGTATACTTTGATGTTTTCCTTACAAAACAAGCTCACAAAGAATTCTTAGCACTACCTGTTTCACTCCAAGCAGCAACTGCCGATGTTATTAATGAGCTAAAATTATACGGAAATACGCTTAGTGAACCAGAAGTAAAATCTTTTCAAAATGGGCTTAAAGAACTAAGAGCAAAATCAAGAGAGGGGATTTCTCGTAGCTTCTTTTTCTTTATTAAAGGTAAGCAAGCCTATATCGTGCACATTTTTCAGAAAAAGAGCCAAAAAACACCTAAGCATAACCTCGAACTTGCCATTGAACGTATGAAGAAATTAAAACAGGAATTAGAAAATGACGAGAGATCTTGA
- the pilW gene encoding type IV pilus biogenesis/stability protein PilW — protein sequence MFAKFFRKITACMAIVLLAACSSIPQPSVEPEFNRSEAVKARINLALAYLEQNDFPKAKQNIDKALAHDSKDYLPYSVLAYYYQQTGEVENAEKAYQQALNLSENRPDVLNNYGTFLCKQGQFEQAYQQFEQAVKSPKPYYHQADSLENIILCAKKEPNPQKLNETLTQLEKLDKARANLLKENQ from the coding sequence ATGTTTGCAAAATTTTTTAGAAAAATAACCGCTTGTATGGCGATAGTTTTATTGGCAGCCTGTTCTTCTATCCCTCAGCCTTCTGTTGAGCCTGAATTTAACCGTTCAGAAGCGGTGAAAGCCCGCATTAATCTTGCTTTAGCTTATTTAGAGCAAAATGATTTCCCCAAAGCGAAACAAAATATTGATAAAGCCCTTGCCCACGACAGCAAAGATTACCTGCCTTACTCGGTGCTTGCTTACTATTACCAACAGACAGGCGAGGTAGAAAATGCCGAAAAAGCCTATCAACAAGCCCTCAATTTAAGTGAAAATCGTCCTGATGTGCTGAATAATTACGGCACTTTTTTATGCAAACAAGGTCAATTTGAACAGGCATATCAACAATTTGAGCAGGCTGTAAAAAGCCCAAAACCCTATTATCATCAAGCAGATAGCTTAGAAAATATCATTCTGTGTGCGAAAAAAGAGCCAAATCCGCAGAAATTGAACGAAACATTAACCCAGCTCGAAAAATTAGATAAAGCTCGAGCGAATTTATTGAAGGAAAATCAATGA
- a CDS encoding Tex family protein has product MSQLNSELNRQISQIIAGELNVGSHQILAAMTLLDEGNTIPFIARYRKEVTGGLDDTQLRHFETRLIYLREMDDRRQTILKSIEEQGKLTDELREKILNCESKTELEDLYLPYKPKRRTRGQIAIEAGLEPLAETLWNDPTHTPELLAEQFINAEKGVADTKAALDGARYILMERFAEDAELLAKLRQYLTAYATLESKVIEGKEEEGEKFRDYFVHSEPFKTVPSHRALAMFRGRNEGILSLSLNADPEAEEGSKTSHCEEIIRSHLGVIFNNQPADKWREQVIAWTWKIKAALHLETELMGSLREKAEEEAIDVFARNLSALLMAAPAGARNTMGLDPGLRTGVKVAVVDNTGKLLDTATIYPHTGREAEAQVAIFSLIKKHNVELIAIGNGTASRETERFAKSVIKEIKENKPQTVVVSEAGASVYSASEFAANEFPNLDVSLRGAVSIARRLQDPLAELVKIEPKAIGVGQYQHDVNQSQLARKLDAVVEDCVNAVGVDLNTASAPLLARVAGMTKTLAENIVAFRDENGRFNSRSELKKVPRLGPKAFEQCAGFMRILGGKNALDASSVHPEAYPVVEKILQATTSTLAELMGNATKIHSLNAKDFVDEQFGLPTVNDIFKELEKPGRDPRGEFKTANFMDGVEEISDLKAGMVLEGTVTNVANFGAFVDIGVHQDGLVHISMLSNSFVEDPHTVVKAGDVVKVKVLEVDAVRKRIALTMRLDDSPAAKSEATSGRNSQEIRKNPPKNDRLQRDNRNAFGNNAFADALKGWKK; this is encoded by the coding sequence ATGAGCCAATTAAACAGTGAGTTAAATCGTCAAATCAGCCAAATTATTGCCGGTGAATTAAATGTGGGTTCCCACCAAATTTTAGCAGCAATGACCTTATTGGATGAAGGCAACACCATTCCCTTTATTGCCCGCTATCGTAAAGAGGTCACAGGTGGGTTGGACGACACACAATTACGCCATTTTGAAACGCGTTTAATCTATCTGCGTGAAATGGACGACCGCCGTCAAACGATCCTGAAATCTATTGAAGAACAGGGCAAACTCACTGATGAATTAAGAGAGAAAATCTTAAATTGCGAAAGTAAAACAGAGTTAGAAGATCTCTATTTACCGTACAAACCAAAACGCCGTACTCGTGGGCAAATTGCGATTGAGGCAGGCTTAGAGCCGTTGGCGGAAACTTTATGGAACGACCCGACCCACACACCAGAATTACTTGCCGAGCAGTTTATCAATGCTGAAAAAGGCGTTGCTGATACCAAAGCTGCTTTAGACGGTGCGAGATATATTTTAATGGAACGTTTTGCCGAAGATGCGGAATTACTTGCAAAACTTCGCCAATATTTGACCGCTTACGCCACCTTGGAATCAAAAGTGATTGAGGGGAAAGAGGAAGAGGGGGAGAAGTTCCGTGATTATTTCGTGCACAGCGAACCCTTTAAAACCGTGCCTTCCCACCGAGCATTGGCGATGTTCCGTGGGCGTAATGAGGGCATTTTATCCCTTTCGCTAAATGCCGATCCTGAGGCTGAAGAAGGGAGCAAAACCAGCCACTGTGAAGAGATTATTCGCAGCCACTTAGGGGTGATTTTCAACAACCAGCCTGCCGATAAATGGCGTGAGCAAGTGATTGCTTGGACGTGGAAAATCAAAGCCGCACTGCATTTAGAAACCGAACTAATGGGTAGCTTGCGTGAAAAAGCGGAAGAAGAGGCAATTGATGTTTTCGCTCGCAACCTTTCTGCCTTATTGATGGCTGCACCTGCAGGAGCAAGAAATACAATGGGCTTAGACCCCGGCTTGCGTACCGGTGTGAAAGTAGCAGTGGTGGATAACACCGGCAAACTACTTGATACTGCGACCATTTATCCACATACAGGGCGAGAAGCCGAAGCTCAAGTTGCCATTTTTAGCTTGATTAAAAAGCATAATGTGGAGCTGATTGCGATTGGTAATGGTACTGCCTCCCGTGAAACCGAGCGTTTTGCTAAGAGTGTGATTAAAGAGATCAAAGAAAACAAACCGCAAACCGTGGTCGTGAGCGAGGCGGGTGCGTCGGTTTACTCGGCATCAGAATTTGCCGCTAATGAGTTCCCGAATTTAGATGTTTCTCTGCGTGGGGCAGTATCCATTGCCCGTCGTTTGCAAGACCCTCTCGCAGAATTGGTGAAAATTGAGCCGAAAGCGATTGGTGTGGGGCAGTATCAGCACGATGTAAATCAGTCCCAATTAGCTCGTAAATTAGATGCAGTGGTGGAAGATTGTGTAAATGCTGTTGGGGTTGATTTGAATACTGCCTCTGCCCCTTTACTTGCTAGAGTAGCAGGCATGACAAAAACCTTAGCGGAAAATATTGTCGCTTTCCGTGATGAAAATGGTCGCTTTAACAGCCGTTCAGAACTGAAAAAAGTCCCTCGTTTAGGACCAAAAGCGTTTGAACAATGTGCCGGCTTTATGCGAATTTTAGGTGGTAAAAATGCCTTAGATGCTTCTAGTGTTCACCCCGAAGCCTATCCTGTGGTAGAGAAAATCTTACAAGCGACGACTTCCACCTTGGCAGAGTTAATGGGCAATGCCACTAAAATTCACTCGCTGAATGCCAAAGATTTTGTGGACGAGCAGTTTGGTTTGCCAACGGTGAATGATATTTTCAAAGAGCTCGAAAAACCGGGGCGTGATCCGCGTGGTGAATTTAAAACTGCCAACTTTATGGACGGCGTAGAAGAGATTTCCGATCTGAAAGCTGGAATGGTTTTAGAAGGCACCGTGACCAATGTGGCTAACTTTGGGGCATTTGTGGATATTGGTGTTCACCAAGACGGTTTAGTGCATATCTCAATGCTTTCCAACTCTTTTGTGGAAGACCCACATACGGTGGTGAAAGCCGGTGATGTGGTAAAAGTGAAAGTGCTGGAGGTGGATGCTGTACGCAAACGTATTGCTTTAACTATGCGTTTAGATGACAGCCCTGCCGCCAAAAGTGAGGCGACAAGCGGTCGAAATTCGCAAGAAATTCGCAAAAATCCGCCGAAAAATGACCGCTTGCAACGTGATAACCGCAACGCATTTGGTAATAATGCTTTTGCTGATGCGTTGAAAGGGTGGAAAAAGTAG
- a CDS encoding YgiW/YdeI family stress tolerance OB fold protein yields MKKLTFTAILASAFLAACSSNTASVSTPAAQEQVFGQKSQATLNIAQVKQQRDDALVTFTGKIVRQVESDEYIVADSTGEIEVEIDGHLWNGLKVTAADTIRISGEVDKEIRRVKVDARSVEKLN; encoded by the coding sequence ATGAAAAAATTAACTTTTACAGCAATCTTAGCATCTGCATTTTTAGCAGCGTGTTCTTCAAATACTGCATCTGTTAGTACGCCTGCTGCACAGGAACAGGTTTTCGGGCAAAAATCTCAGGCAACATTGAATATTGCTCAAGTAAAACAACAACGTGATGATGCGTTAGTAACTTTTACCGGCAAAATTGTTCGTCAGGTTGAGAGCGATGAATATATTGTTGCAGATAGCACCGGAGAGATTGAGGTGGAAATTGATGGACACCTTTGGAATGGTTTAAAAGTAACAGCTGCAGATACTATTCGTATTAGCGGAGAAGTGGATAAAGAAATTCGCAGAGTGAAAGTTGATGCACGCAGCGTAGAAAAATTAAACTAA
- a CDS encoding SDR family NAD(P)-dependent oxidoreductase: MKTILITGCSSGIGYATAHYLKDAGWRVIASCRKEQDVERLKSEGFECLLLDVTRSAHIQNAFEYIQTSGQLDAIFCNAGYGQPGCVEDVPREALREIFETNVFGTWEVINQAMKIFRAQNYGRILINSSILGFAAMHYRGAYNATKFALEGLADTLRCELYGSNIYVSLIEPGPIQSNFRPNSVAKLEQYIDVENSYHKELNQTQYQRLTTKGNANPFTLPASACAEVCLKALNAEKPKARYQVTFPTKLFWWLRRVLPISAFDYMNRKFGG; the protein is encoded by the coding sequence ATGAAAACGATTTTAATCACAGGTTGCTCTTCCGGTATTGGATATGCTACTGCACACTATCTCAAAGATGCAGGCTGGCGAGTGATCGCCAGTTGCCGAAAAGAGCAAGATGTCGAGCGGTTGAAATCAGAAGGATTTGAATGTCTTTTGCTTGATGTAACCCGGTCAGCACATATCCAAAATGCCTTTGAATACATTCAAACAAGCGGTCAATTAGATGCAATTTTTTGCAATGCCGGTTACGGTCAGCCCGGTTGTGTAGAAGATGTGCCAAGAGAAGCCCTGCGTGAAATTTTTGAAACGAATGTGTTCGGCACTTGGGAAGTGATTAATCAAGCGATGAAAATTTTTCGCGCCCAAAACTATGGCAGAATATTAATCAACAGCAGTATTTTAGGTTTTGCGGCTATGCACTATCGTGGAGCTTATAATGCCACTAAGTTTGCGTTAGAAGGGCTTGCTGATACTTTACGTTGCGAACTATACGGCTCAAATATTTATGTTTCGCTGATTGAGCCCGGTCCTATTCAAAGCAACTTCCGCCCAAACTCGGTAGCAAAATTAGAGCAGTATATTGATGTGGAAAATTCCTATCATAAAGAGCTAAACCAAACGCAATATCAGCGTTTAACTACAAAAGGTAATGCAAATCCTTTCACCTTACCTGCCTCCGCCTGTGCTGAAGTCTGCTTAAAAGCCCTGAATGCCGAAAAGCCAAAAGCACGCTATCAAGTGACTTTTCCGACCAAACTGTTTTGGTGGCTAAGACGAGTTCTACCTATCTCAGCATTTGATTATATGAATAGGAAATTTGGTGGCTAA